Part of the Vigna angularis cultivar LongXiaoDou No.4 chromosome 1, ASM1680809v1, whole genome shotgun sequence genome, ttatgaatatttacaGGTATATATATAATCCCTATACTTTTTATATACAGAGGACAGTACATAGGGAACAAATCATTTATCGTCAAAAGGGTAAATAGTGGAAGAGAAACAATTGGATCAAATcttctatttaaattaaaaacctaGTCAAGTAACATTCTATCCAGTTTTggtgtttactttatttatttatttattattattttacttttatgtgAATAAGAATTATTAGGACATCCCAACATTTACAATCTTAATGTCTTTCATCTTAGTTTCGTAATTTGATTGTTCCTTGTTATAATTggagagaaaaagaatgaattatcagtaatgtaaaatttattatatactcttcgattttcttttgaaaaagtgaaaggtaaaggaagaaaatatgaaaaaaaaatagaaaaatgaaaaacggagaaagaaaaacatgagAATTGAGAGGATAAAAGACGTTATGAAAGTAAGAGAATGTTACTCTGactatctttaatttaaatttaatagttAAGATTATATGTGCTCTTATAATAAACTCTTGTTGTACCTTATTATAAAAGTGTGTTTGGTAAAATTAAATCAGGACTTTACCACGCTCGAACGACCATTCCCTTAATggagatgaaataaaattattatatccGAGAtagtaaaacaataaaagttgaaaaataataagaataaaaatatagataagaaaggaaagaaaatataaatccACCCAAGTGTACGAATAATAAGCACACATATATTGTatgagaaatatatttattatttttgaaaaaattcataaaaattaatacatgaataattaagtttttaaagaataattacttaaaatctCACTTATAACGAGTGTAAACTCGTGTTAAGCTggattttttataatatgaatcTATGAGTGCCCAActgtatctttatttttctttttcattttttagtcAGTCCAAGtctatctttttttattctGCATTTAATCtgtttaattattcttttaaataagtttagctaacttttaatgtttttatatggGAGTGTCTAActctatctttattttatttttcagttcaagtttatattttttataaaaaaatataaaagttccACTTTAATAAAGtacatttttgttatttatcttcCATGTATaagaaatgtaattttaaagTCTCGCAGTGTACGCCAAAAGtgtttaaatttagttaaatatatatatttgaaaaaaaaagtagtagcTATTTTCCACGGGTTCACATTCTTCAATTTGTTCTTAGGAAAGCCACTTAATTATTGATATAGTATATTGGTCAATGGGTTCGCGATTCCATGTACTTGTGATGGAAAATACATAACAACTTccttctaatttaaaattagtaagcTATAGATAACACGTATCACTTCCTTTGGTTTTTTATGTTATCGtttcttaataattttcttcttcttttgtataagttattttttaaattttaggatgatatattttttttcaatcatacccttatttctattttttatcatgtattaaaaaatgtttaaacatAGATGGAGAAGGGAAAGAGAatacttataatatataacctatttaaaattacattacaaatagaaatatatatatatatatatatatatatatatatatatatatatatatatatatatatatatatatatatatatatatatatatatatatatatatatatatatatatatatatatatatatatatatatatatatatatatttaaagaccAATTATTATATGGAAAGAAATAGAACATTTATTCACACTAACTATATGACGTTTACGTCAAACTCATTAACGTAAGTATGATTAAATAAGTACATATATCATTTAATGTGATCTTTCATTATACCTCTCCTGCTATTTGCTTGAGTATCGGTGTTGTCTTGCTATCCCATTGATTGGACTGTAATAACTATAACTTAACCATCCCATTCATTATAGCACtctctatttataattgaaaagtatatttaaacCGACTACACCGTTTAAAATATTTCACTTCACATTTAAccaattctatttatatatttcaacaaattctaaaaaagaaatatactatatcaaattataatttcattcattAGATTAATCCGAACAACTAAAACTAAATCGGTTCAATATGAATAAGATGAATCACCGATTAATtgtttcatcaaattttaatatcacTGTTATAGTACTAATCGATTCTATGGGTCCGAGTCGTTGGGTTGACTTTGCAAATTGTTGAGAGGAAATAAAAAGTTAGtgtaaataagttaaatttgatTGTTTGCATGAAGTTTTCCCTACACATGCAGAATGATATTTAGAGagtatgtgtgtatatattaaTAGCTGTTGTTATTCTTTCAATTTCGAAGTCCCTGGTTatgaatgtgttgaagttaGCGTTATGTCCTATTTTCTAAAGAAAGGGCTACGGCAAAAAATAGGAAATGTCGATGCCATTGTCCGGTACACACATAAAATGCTTACACATTAAATCACATTAATAAAGTTAGTGTGTGATATGTTTCTTTGTTGCTGCTCCTTTCAACGGAGATAAGTATCTTCCGTCATGGTAAAATTCAACAGAagatatttttaagataaacgAATGCGATAAATATTTCCCATTACTCAAAGAAACTTATTCTGCAAGAGATTGGTAAAAATATAAGTACCAGATAAAGGTCTCCTAgtgaatataaattataaagttgaGTAAGACTCacaaatattaaacttttatatgGTAATTAGATCTATTTATAGTTTACAAGTAGtaaatattattagtttatctTACTTAACAAATACTAAACTATTAGTATAACTaagttttaatagtttttattatatatagtatTATGACATAATAATGTATCAACAAACGTATacaaatatatctttatttgtctttttatataaaatgttggatatattttttagttctAAGAAATATGAATTGGTTTTCATATGATGTTACTTACTATTTCGGGTAGGGGTTGAGATCCCTTAGTCAAAGCATTCAAAGTTGTCCTGCAAATTGGATGGGCTTACTGATGATCCTATATTATCTAAATTATGTTGTTCGTTATCTCTCCTCCTTGTCCAAGTCGTGGAGACGGATACCTGCCAAAAGGTACTCCGATGCAAGTTAGTGACTTTgcgtaataatcttgtaatAAAGATTAGTACTTAGCTGCCAAAAGGCACTCTGATGCAAGTCAGTCACTTTGCCTAGTAATCTTGTAATAAAGATTAGTAATTACTCTTATGGACCGACCAATCACTTTTTCACTAGATGGTCGACCGCTCGATCCTTGGCTGACTGTGTAGTCATACAAtgtactaatattttttttatatcttattgGGTACTCTatgttaaaaagataaaaacatattttgttttagAGTAGAGATAAAAGTCAATGTtgttgataattaaaataatattgagtgataatatatatatatatatatatatatatatatatatatatatatatatatatatatatatatataactaaagattgaaacagagaaagaaagagacgCAAACAAAATGAAACGTAGAAATCcaataaacataaaaagaaaaatttatacaCATAAAAATTTGGCTTAATTAACTTATAAGCTTCTTAtaaattttggtatttttaattgaatttttattattattcttttgtttaatgaatattcaaaaattttatatttttgaattttcatttgaatttttttgttaattggGAAATATGATTATGTTGCTCTAtcattatgttattaaaattataaaataatattgtggttgagaaaaaaataagaaatgatttttattacatttattgaAAACTATTGAATAAGAATGAACTctcataattatttatgttaatgGTGTTGAGAATGACGATCCATTAGCCAGTATAGGTGATAACATGAAAACCATTTGGTAAAATGGTTTACATGAAAGTTGGTTATTGGTAAGAAAAGAATCACGTCTTAGAATTATAAGGGATTCAATTAGTGTCTTGATAAGACACTGctcaaacaattttaataataaaaataatttaaaataacttttaaaataaagttaacgattcgtttattaattttaataatttaattatttgtttcttaCGAGAAAAgttagagtatatatatatatatatatatatatatatatatatatatatatatatatatatatatatatatgtgtgtgtgtgtgtgtatgtatcaAATACTGATATAAATTAATCTATTTGTGCATAAacattgtaatatttatattagtattGTCAACAAAAGTtgtattgattaaaaaaacaacttaaTGTTTAACGTTGATTTAATTATTagtaaatgataattttatatacatacCAGAACACGCATGAAACATTTTGACACAGACAAGAATCTTTTCTTATCTCATCAATGTCAATTGTGAAGGCTAATTCTCAAAGGAAAAAAATGCTGAATTTGATGATTGCTTGGTGATGGTTCGATGCATGGCGACAAAAATCTTCTCTGAAAGATAAAGAggctttatttaaaaattgaatgatCAACTAACTTGTATTATAAGCTAAAATAATCAGTAAAACGCAGATTATACAAAAACATTGTGCTAGGTAGCATTGTCATACATGATCTATTATTGGTTGGAGAAAAACTTATCTGTAAATATAATTGCCATGATTGGCCAAACTCTCCCAGAGAGAAGTTATCATGGCAATTGCAGAAAATGGTAAATTGGTAAGATAGAAAAGATGTTAGGGAAGAAACCAGGGTTGAAATTGCATAGGTTTACTCTTTTTATCGGACTCTCAAATTAATAAACCACcatttcacttttttctttttttaaaaaaaaaattagagtcAATATGTCCTCCCTCGACCCCACAAACCTTTCCATGAACCGCTGTCGGTTGATTTTATAGTATTCTTAACGTTCACAGAACTAAAAGCAGACATGCCCAACAAatatgaagaaataaaaactagGAGCAAAAGTGATTTTGTTCtcattatttttctcatttcaaaGACTGAATTGTGCCAAACTCTAAGTTGGTATTGGTAAGaagattataatataataatttttgaaagaggaaatttaaaaaataaaagaaagtaaaagtgAATCCGAGGTAAAAGGAAATAATGACAGGTAACAGTTATCTACGTCTTAACATCTGTGTCACTCTGAGCACTTGTCCCACACTAAACATAAGTACCTTAGCCTCCTTACAtcttaattaattctaataatCCCAAGACGCAACCTTCTCAAATGACACATGCATTGGATCACATTGTCAAAAGGTAAAACTGAAGATGAATTATATGCTATGAGGTCATGATTGGTCCATATTGTTATTAATCAAATAAAGCGCCAAAAGGGTCGAAATTTAGCATGCAGAATATGTACATGATTATCATTTGCTATATGAGGTTATATTTCAGACGGAATCGAAAGTAAAACAGACTGAGTAGTTAGTGCTTAATTggtaattaataaaaatcagGAATCACATAGAGTGTATGTTTATAGAATCATTccctttaattatttattttttaattttctagaaATAGAGATATCTTAAAAACCAATCTATTCCAATGCAAAAGCAGCACCGGATTTGCGTAAAACCCACTTGATTGCTGCACCTTCCTCAGGGTTCtacattctctctctctctcttaacTTCAATCCTAAGTATGATTTATGATTTTGCCTCCTCTCTTTAAATGAACACAATTAGTTTGGGTTACTCTTTTTCCACCCCCACAacatatataacaatatttcTACCTCGTGAAACATTTATAAATGACACGACCACCGGGTAATATTTCACGCTATATAGAGCCACTCACCACTTCAAAGCTTACATTCTTCCTCCAATATTAAGTAACATCGCCATTCCCTCTGTTCTCTCTCACAGATGGGTCGCCATTCCTGTTGTGTAAAGCAAAAATTGAGGAAAGGTTTATGGTCccctgaagaagatgaaaagcTGTTCAACTACATAACCAGATTTGGAGTTGGATGCTGGAGTTCGGTTCCCAAACTAGCTGGTAACAACTTACCTATGTTTCATAAATActattctttcttctctttcactcgttcaaaagaaaaacaagggaGAGTGCTTAACTCATTTCATTAATCTCAGGACTGCAGAGATGTGGAAAGAGTTGCAGGTTGAGATGGATAAACTATTTGAGGCCTGATTTAAAGAGAGGGATGTTCTCACAGCAGGAGGAGGATCTTATAATCAGTCTCCATGAAGTTCTTGGAAACAGGTAATGCATTGAAGGATGTTCAATATACGATATAAgtaaatcaattttttcttgtGTAAACGTTTAACCATTTATTGGTTGTGAAATTGTTTTCTTCTGAATATCAGGTGGGCTCAAATAGCAGCACAGTTACCAGGGAGAACAGATAATGAGATTAAAAACTTCTGGAATTCGTGTCTAAAGAAGAAGCTTCTGAAGCAAGGGATTGACCCAAATACACACAAGCCTTTAACAGAAGGTCATgttaaggaagaaaagaaaatcacagAGACAGCACCTATGCAAACACCACTGTCTCAAGGCCTTTCAGTTCCATTAACATTCCCTTCATCACAGGGAACAACACTTCTAATAGATTCCAATTACTATGATGGAGGACTAACTGAAGCTTCAAGAGAAATGTTCTTGAACAAGCCAGCATTGGACCCGTTATCCTACTATGATTTTCCAATGGGTGCTGCTCAGTCTGGTTTTAACTTACCCATGAGTCAGTATCAGACAAGTCTTAAAGCATCTGATCAGAGTCCTTTTGGACCCAATTCAAGCTACGGATTCCTTTCATTGCCAAGTCTAACCAATTCTGATCATGGGAACGTGTCGGTGACGGAGTTTTCAGACAACAATTCAGCTTCCAAAATCAGTTCATTGCTCATGAATGAGCAGGTGAAAGAAAGTTCCAGCAATAGCTCAAACATGAGCACCATTTACGCTGGAGGAGGGTGTCATATCAGCAGCATGATGGAAAATGCAAGTTTCTCGTGGGAGGGTGACAACAAATTTGATCCTTTGTTTCAGTTCCAAGTAAATGCCACAAAATCCGAGGATTTCAAGACAAGTCCATGGGAAGAGGGGCAGCTTCAGACTCGCAATTCGATAGATTTCACTAGCTTTCCATTAACTTCACTTTCAGAAGATCTAACCGGGGAAAATTTTGATGTATTTCAGCATATATGAACTgtaaattctttcttttttgattttttgaaCCCTTTTTCATGTTAGTAGAAAATAGAACGATGTTGATAGTACAGGAGATTTGTAGCTAAAGATTTGTGACGATCCCCCTCCCCCGAAGTTATTATTTCCCTATTGATGTATTTGTTTTCATCAGCCAAAGTTTGAATAACGATATATTCTCCATGATTATTGAGTGCTGCTAAATTTGTGCAAGTCAgtgaatagttttttttatcagatgCAGTTAccttgttattttttcttttatcttttatctccTTTATCTTGTAGTAGCTGTCTTCTATATCAGGTGGTCAAAGAGTAGAATACGATAAAGAGGAGAAGCACCCATACAGTGCACCAAGTTACGAATTCCATTTAATTTTGGATGATCattccttttataatatatatgatattattatatatcacACATGGGGACACACGCTCGTGTGTTTCTCAAAATATACATGATGTATATAGTGGGCTTTGGTAGATATATATTAGCGGTGGCAGGGTTTGAATAAGAAGATTATCCTGTCCTATCGTATAATGAGAGGATGAAGCTTTCGCTGGCATATGACAGCACCATGCATTTGGTGAATCCCTCCAAAAGGCTAAAATTGGCTCCCCAAAATCTCCATTATTGGAGAGAGACAAGTTCATATAACTGATTAAAGTCTAAAGCTATAGGGTCCTCTCCTTCTGTGTAACATATACGGTTCCAAATTTAAACCACCTTTAAAATCATCTTTAATATAGCAGTCACCCGAGAGTAACCACTTCCATCACCACAACTTGCATGCGGTGATgatcttatttattatatacatatacaatAACAGTTCTCGGGGGTTCTAAGGGTTTGAAGAAAATTATGCTTTTCAAGCGAGAGAGGATGTGACTGCACAGTTTATAATAACAGCTGAATTTAATTGCCTATCAGTTTGGTTATGTTTCTTATATATACATGTTCTCTAATTATGAAAAAGATAACCAATTAAAGCAAATGAAATGAGAGAAGAACCCACACAATGACGTACACCAACTACTCTAGTACTTGTTACAACCACATATGCATCAGGCATAACATAGGCCATTATTGAGTCATAAATCAGGAAAGATTAAATCTGCTCTCAATTGTCACGCAAACCCTTCCAAAAAAGTCAATCGGTCCTATGGTGATGGTGAGGATGATCGATGAGATGAGAGATGATGTTAACTGTTTGGACATAGTGCATGTAATTTTGAGCCACTGTGTTGACTTAGCTAGCAAACAAAAGTGTGCAGTAACTCCGGTGAGGACCACTGATGGTCCTACCCTAGGTTGCTACTTTGCCATATACCAAATTAAGACGGTGAAAGTCACTATTACTTCAATTAGAACAGCTGTGAACTAAGGCATAACCACACCATAAAAGCAAGAGAGGGACAGTGCATAACCACATCATAAATTAATTAGCTTAAGTGTTTAGCCTATGCTCACGCTTCTCCTTTATCATGTATGGCTGTTTGGGCAAATTATGATATAGCCATAGCCAAAAAGATGCATTATTATGCCACAGCTAGCTTcgtatatacacatatatattattgcaaaTCACGAAActtcctgcaaccaaacagctTCTCATTGTGAAGGCAGTTATACCTTTCTCTAGCCTCAAAAGTCATTTAGATTCTCAGCAAAATCAGAGGCAATAACATTGCTGTCAAAACTTATGATTATACAAACCACTGTAAAACCTTCATCTGGATTCTCTCAAACCTGCTCTCTTATGATTACACTCTACATATATTTTTCGACAACTGATGTTTATAATAAGATCCTTTTTGTTCCTAAACAAATCACAAGTAATTGTTTTCTGtagtaaaagataaattttcaatttatttctgCGAGATTTAATCCAAAAATGGATAATGGTCAATTTTCATAGCAAAACTATGCATCTTGAAATATAAGCATATCCATATCATATgatagataatattttaaaggtgatACACATATAAGTGTGGGTGCCGACGCGGTTGGTAGTTAGCTACCTGAGGAACTGGAAGTGTGAtgataaaagtgaaaaaaagaaagtataatTAAGAAAGAGAACGGGAAAAAGGGAAGAGAAATATCAGAGATATGGTTGAAGTGAAATACTAAGTAATGTGGTAGCCTTTTCGGGTCAACTAACAGTGCATCACACAAGTGATATCAAAATGCTTTTGGTGAATAATGACTTTTGAACTTAGCAAAATTCTTAACAATATGATATAGGGACACCGACAAGTGCTGTCTCGTGcgtaaaaggaaaagaaatattgCCAACTTCTTATGATGTTAGTCAAATATATATACCTTTGTTTTCTTAACcatattataaacttttaaatctCAATTTTCAATCGTAAATTAATTTCTCACATGTTTTGACCTTACAAACACTAAAAACCTTGCCACATACAAAACTTTGATgatttagttaatatatattatgcatCCACATATGTAAAAAGTGTGCATACATTTGTTGACTGTCAAATTTTTATCTCATGCAAGCTAAGCACAActttggaaatttaaaaaaaaaagggatagaatttcttttaattcaagAAAATGGCAAGATTCAAAGAAAAGTACAGAAATGGGTGAGTTTGGCAACATTACTATgctttttagttattttaatgaacatatatatgtattccttataaaatttgaattgtaCATTTGCTTttacagttttttaaaattaaccaattttaattaatcatcactttatctaatatttattaaataaaacttaacATATGGTGGCTAAGAGATAATGAATGTTAAgatttattattagtattttctAAAGAAGAATAACCagaaaatacaatattaattagACATGAACATAACTCATATATCAGTATTGTCATCCaatccaaaatcttaaaattatatataatgcTCAACTTAAATTCACACTTAAATTTTCAAtagcaattaatattaataatgaaacaatatattAACCAAATGTACAACTAAATTTAGTAAGGGCCGAAGTGTATTTTCATAAAGCTATAAGAATCAAAAgtgaatttaagtttaattcttaaaagaaattaaaaagtcATGTTTAGATAGTCAACTTTTtgtgtacttttttttattataaaagttgtATTTAAATGTACAAGTTTTCtaggaaataaattaaaaaacttaaaccggcacatattgaaataaaataataattaaaactgtaaagtattatttaaaattcaacttttgaaattattattttttttaaaattatacttgtGTTATAAAAAACGGCTTCTTTGTTTGAAACTAAGGTTTTGGAACACAACTATCCtttatatagtttttctttcttttaatattgttgttttcgtaagtattttttttaaaagaaaaactgcCCCAATCACGTGGTGAAGCCCACAATTTAGATTAACTGGTCAAATTTTAATTGGTGGAGAATGATTCTCGATAGATTCTTTGATCCTTAGCTATGACTAGTAAAATTATTTGTAGTTTAAGCGTCTTCTGTAACAAGGTTAGACTTTTATTGACAATTCTAAAGTGTGATTTGCTTCTCTGGGCTCACGTTCTACACTTACCgtgaataaaatatgaaaaagctAGCACAATTTACACGTTGAGGTTGAAATG contains:
- the LOC108335832 gene encoding transcription factor MYB61 gives rise to the protein MGRHSCCVKQKLRKGLWSPEEDEKLFNYITRFGVGCWSSVPKLAGLQRCGKSCRLRWINYLRPDLKRGMFSQQEEDLIISLHEVLGNRWAQIAAQLPGRTDNEIKNFWNSCLKKKLLKQGIDPNTHKPLTEGHVKEEKKITETAPMQTPLSQGLSVPLTFPSSQGTTLLIDSNYYDGGLTEASREMFLNKPALDPLSYYDFPMGAAQSGFNLPMSQYQTSLKASDQSPFGPNSSYGFLSLPSLTNSDHGNVSVTEFSDNNSASKISSLLMNEQVKESSSNSSNMSTIYAGGGCHISSMMENASFSWEGDNKFDPLFQFQVNATKSEDFKTSPWEEGQLQTRNSIDFTSFPLTSLSEDLTGENFDVFQHI